A single Populus nigra chromosome 13, ddPopNigr1.1, whole genome shotgun sequence DNA region contains:
- the LOC133671088 gene encoding uncharacterized protein LOC133671088 isoform X1, with translation MEGHSYVMVGADLLEVPDLCLINLIYFLPRSLLPENKASMSYLDVHDILMNGFELSWFSFCCDSVKEHRCSYLDEATADKNSCGYSFYSNIMDDPIRVVTEFLADEVLTKLGRKTWFLQDIWLTFDHNNKGKRYLEFSLVTKNGHYMTGTISSNLLSILTVLLITLLLLIGKYFTFLFWTNCEVLNLCSSFAYFHQFIS, from the exons ATGGAAGGTCATTCCTATGTCATGGTTGGTGCCGACTTGCTGGAAGTGCCGGACTTATGccttataaatttgatttattttttgcctCGATCTCTTCTGCCAGAAAACAAAGCCAGTATGTCGTATCTAGATGTCCATGATATTTTGATGAATGGGTTCGAGCTTTCATGGTTCTCATTCTGCTGTGATTCTGTCAAAGAGCACCGCTGCAGTTATCTTGATGAAGCCACCGCGGACAAGAACAGTTGTGGATATTCATTCTACT CCAACATCATGGATGATCCGATCAGAGTTGTAACAG AATTTCTGGCTGATGAGGTACTCACAAAACTTG GGCGAAAAACCTGGTTTTTACAAG ATATCTGGCTGACATTTGATCACAACAACAAGG GAAAACGGTATTTGGAATTCAGCTTGGTCACAA AAAATGGTCATTACATGACGGGCACCATCTCTTCAAATTTACTAAGCATCCTCACAGTTCTACTCATTACGTTACTTCTCCTCATTGGCAAGTATTTTACGTTTCTTTTCTGGACTAATTGTGAAGTATTAAATCTATGCTCATCTTTTGCTTATTTCCATcagtttatttcttaa
- the LOC133671088 gene encoding uncharacterized protein LOC133671088 isoform X2 codes for MEGHSYVMVGADLLEVPDLCLINLIYFLPRSLLPENKASMSYLDVHDILMNGFELSWFSFCCDSVKEHRCSYLDEATADKNSCGYSFYSNIMDDPIRVVTEFLADEVLTKLDIWLTFDHNNKGKRYLEFSLVTKNGHYMTGTISSNLLSILTVLLITLLLLIGKYFTFLFWTNCEVLNLCSSFAYFHQFIS; via the exons ATGGAAGGTCATTCCTATGTCATGGTTGGTGCCGACTTGCTGGAAGTGCCGGACTTATGccttataaatttgatttattttttgcctCGATCTCTTCTGCCAGAAAACAAAGCCAGTATGTCGTATCTAGATGTCCATGATATTTTGATGAATGGGTTCGAGCTTTCATGGTTCTCATTCTGCTGTGATTCTGTCAAAGAGCACCGCTGCAGTTATCTTGATGAAGCCACCGCGGACAAGAACAGTTGTGGATATTCATTCTACT CCAACATCATGGATGATCCGATCAGAGTTGTAACAG AATTTCTGGCTGATGAGGTACTCACAAAACTTG ATATCTGGCTGACATTTGATCACAACAACAAGG GAAAACGGTATTTGGAATTCAGCTTGGTCACAA AAAATGGTCATTACATGACGGGCACCATCTCTTCAAATTTACTAAGCATCCTCACAGTTCTACTCATTACGTTACTTCTCCTCATTGGCAAGTATTTTACGTTTCTTTTCTGGACTAATTGTGAAGTATTAAATCTATGCTCATCTTTTGCTTATTTCCATcagtttatttcttaa
- the LOC133671087 gene encoding rust resistance kinase Lr10-like yields MYDNIEKFLQSYENDLMPIRYSYSEIKKITTGFRDKLGEGGFGLVYKGKLRSGRFAAVKLLGKSKANGQDFINEVATIGRIHHVNVVQLIGFTVEGSKRALIYEFMPNGSLEKYIFSKQGSVPLSNERIYEISLGVARGIEYLHQGCDMQILHFDIKPHNILLDEKFVPKISDFGLAKLYPTSNNTVPLTAARGTIGYMAPELFYKNIGGVSYKADVYSFGMLLMDMVGRRKNLNELANHSSQIYFPSWVYDQVSAGKDIEIQENATEYGKKTTKKIIIVALWCIQLKPSDRPSMHKVVEMLEADVESLQMPPRPFLTLQHIPEDNDKDNPAKLSDPPNDCIDSSYQFGR; encoded by the coding sequence ATGTATGACAACATTGAAAAATTCTTGCAAAGCTATGAGAATGATCTCATGCCGATAAGGTACTCTTATTCAGAGATTAAGAAGATAACAACCGGATTTAGAGACAAGTTGGGTGAAGGAGGTTTTGGCTTAGTATATAAAGGAAAGCTTCGTAGTGGTCGTTTTGCAGCAGTTAAATTATTAGGCAAGTCAAAAGCCAATGGACAAGATTTTATCAACGAAGTTGCCACAATCGGAAGAATCCACCATGTCAATGTCGTGCAACTCATAGGCTTCACAGTTGAGGGATCGAAGCGTGCTCTTATATATGAGTTCATGCCTAATGGATCTcttgaaaagtatattttttctaaGCAAGGTAGTGTCCCACTAAGCAATGAGAGAATATATGAGATATCTCTTGGGGTGGCTCGTGGCATTGAATATCTACATCAAGGTTGTGATATGCAGATTTTGCATTTTGATATCAAGCCCCACAACATTTTGCTTGACGAAAAATTTGTTCCAAAAATATCAGATTTTGGACTAGCAAAATTGTACCCAACATCTAATAACACTGTGCCCCTCACTGCCGCTAGAGGAACGATAGGATACATGGCTCCTgaactattttataaaaatattggagGTGTCTCGTACAAAGCAGATGTCTATAGTTTTGGAATGTTATTGATGGACATGGTAGGAAGAAGGAAGAACCTGAATGAATTGGCAAATCATTCAAGCCAAATTTACTTTCCTTCATGGGTTTATGACCAAGTTAGTGCAGGCAAGGACATAGAAATACAAGAAAATGCGACAGAATATGGGAAGAAAACTACAAAGAAGATAATTATTGTGGCATTGTGGTGTATACAACTGAAACCTAGTGATCGTCCCTCAATGCATAAAGTTGTAGAGATGCTTGAGGCAGATGTTGAATCCTTACAAATGCCTCCTAGGCCTTTTCTCACCCTACAACATATACCAGAAGATAATGATAAGGATAATCCAGCAAAGTTATCAGATCCACCAAATGATTGTATTGACTCTTCATATCAATTTGGTCGTTAA